In the Candidatus Electrothrix sp. GW3-4 genome, one interval contains:
- a CDS encoding tetratricopeptide repeat protein, giving the protein MFPDDPVYEQGFQADDALILAQPLLLELEEILPLPASTGFWLHGLPCPSEQILTPEQQERLHTWQAKADEETAKAPVVQKDLLMIPLSTAQAGRVTLVISDVDPAVLRKMAPEWLIELQEKILQRFSRVRQIYTDPETGLYNRRALTLLLATEPCRKTLFLIATVPGTRTLAGGFQKIQHVNVLLRALIKEPLFYLGQGLFAAIRNVNQRSTCLDFSHRLIARLKREGLRRVHVGFSSLPPKDTPQEILHRCQLLLAEAEQRGPYSLCDEAFLVRKEQHPFALPAPPIIRELQKKWRGLDQFGLLLVSFNKQDRQKENDMETFPALNPILPDTCSCHRLNASEQLIFLPGHSIQQTSLQARQLSQKIAKDHDVLPAIGFCHWPTVGGTKINCIRCCRKAILHASFYEKGAVVAFDALSYNVSGDLYFDEGDYKQAIREYRAGLQLKPDDVNLLNSLGVALAEINRHREAESCFSQVLQTEPQNYMALINKGMSCRLLGRTEEAITCFEQGLRCDEHTQQASIELYLQLGRLYCLQEHFEKAVDLLKEWRERKEEPTEFIFFRLLGEAFMGAGKIMRPSRPCSVLYRSIPRMQTAKVCWVSCTS; this is encoded by the coding sequence ATGTTTCCCGACGATCCCGTCTATGAGCAAGGCTTTCAGGCCGATGATGCGCTGATATTAGCGCAACCACTCCTCCTTGAGCTGGAGGAAATCCTGCCCCTCCCTGCGTCAACAGGGTTCTGGTTGCACGGTCTGCCCTGCCCGTCAGAGCAGATATTGACTCCTGAACAACAGGAAAGACTGCATACCTGGCAGGCCAAGGCAGACGAAGAAACAGCCAAGGCCCCTGTCGTACAGAAAGACCTCTTAATGATCCCCCTGAGTACCGCCCAGGCAGGTAGGGTAACTCTGGTTATCTCTGATGTTGATCCCGCTGTGCTGCGAAAAATGGCCCCTGAGTGGCTTATTGAACTGCAAGAAAAAATCCTTCAGCGTTTCAGTCGGGTCCGACAAATATACACAGATCCGGAGACAGGTCTCTACAACCGCCGGGCCCTCACCCTGCTTCTGGCAACGGAACCCTGTCGGAAAACCCTCTTCCTTATAGCTACTGTCCCCGGAACCCGAACCCTTGCAGGTGGCTTCCAAAAAATACAGCACGTCAACGTTCTCCTCCGAGCCCTTATCAAAGAACCGCTCTTCTATCTCGGGCAAGGCCTGTTTGCCGCCATCCGAAATGTAAACCAACGCAGCACCTGTCTGGATTTTTCCCACCGCCTCATTGCCCGCCTCAAGCGAGAGGGACTCCGCAGGGTCCATGTCGGCTTTTCCTCATTACCGCCCAAGGATACGCCGCAAGAAATACTCCACAGGTGTCAGCTGCTGCTCGCGGAAGCAGAACAGCGGGGCCCGTATAGTCTCTGTGATGAGGCCTTTCTGGTCAGAAAAGAACAGCACCCCTTTGCCCTCCCCGCTCCCCCAATTATACGAGAGCTGCAAAAAAAATGGCGAGGACTTGACCAGTTTGGGCTTCTGCTCGTTTCCTTTAACAAACAGGACAGGCAGAAGGAGAATGACATGGAGACCTTTCCTGCGCTCAACCCAATCCTCCCGGATACCTGCTCCTGTCATCGGCTCAATGCCAGTGAACAGCTCATCTTCCTGCCAGGTCACTCGATTCAACAGACCAGCCTGCAGGCACGGCAGCTCTCACAAAAAATTGCAAAGGATCATGATGTTCTTCCCGCAATAGGATTTTGCCACTGGCCCACGGTCGGAGGAACTAAGATTAACTGCATCAGGTGCTGCCGCAAGGCGATACTCCACGCCAGTTTTTACGAAAAAGGAGCGGTCGTGGCCTTTGATGCCCTCAGTTATAATGTCAGTGGTGACCTCTATTTTGATGAAGGGGATTACAAACAGGCCATCCGGGAATACAGGGCCGGGTTACAGCTGAAACCTGATGATGTGAACCTGCTCAATAGCCTCGGCGTGGCCTTGGCTGAAATCAACCGCCATCGCGAAGCAGAATCCTGTTTCTCCCAGGTATTGCAAACAGAGCCCCAAAATTATATGGCCCTGATCAATAAGGGAATGAGCTGCCGTCTTCTTGGAAGGACTGAAGAGGCCATTACCTGCTTTGAGCAGGGACTACGCTGTGATGAACATACGCAACAGGCCTCTATCGAGCTCTATCTCCAGCTCGGCAGGCTCTATTGCCTTCAGGAACACTTTGAAAAAGCTGTCGATCTTCTAAAAGAATGGAGAGAACGCAAGGAGGAGCCAACGGAGTTCATCTTCTTTCGCTTATTAGGTGAGGCATTCATGGGGGCGGGAAAAATCATGAGGCCATCAAGACCTTGCAGCGTTCTTTACAGATCTATCCCCAGAATGCAGACAGCCAAAGTATGCTGGGTCTCCTGTACATCTTAG
- a CDS encoding type IV pilus twitching motility protein PilT — protein MAQIDAFFKLMNDQGASDLHMVAGQQPILRIRGDMERVKYKIMDNEELKGMLYEICPEPKIKLFEETGDIDFGYHIPGLARYRANFFQQKYGIGAVFREIPSDILTCEQLGLPKVISKLATLPKGLILVTGPTGSGKSTTLAAIIDEINDTRSDHILTVEDPIEFVHKSKKCLVNHREVGTHTKSFSAALRGALREDPDVILVGEMRDLETIALAMEAAMTGHVVFGTLHTMNAMKTVDRIIEIFPADQQGQVRSTLADALKAVVSQTLFKRADKKGRCAAQEILICTPAVRNLIREAKTYQIPSVMQTGKKYGMATLDDTIEELLKKRMITADDAYVNCIEKKRFVKFLKKPPTDFTDA, from the coding sequence ATGGCACAGATTGATGCTTTTTTTAAACTGATGAACGATCAGGGGGCGTCTGACCTGCATATGGTTGCTGGTCAGCAGCCCATTCTGCGTATTCGTGGAGACATGGAGCGGGTGAAGTACAAGATCATGGATAATGAAGAACTCAAGGGCATGCTCTACGAGATTTGCCCGGAGCCGAAGATTAAGCTCTTTGAAGAGACCGGAGATATCGATTTTGGTTATCATATCCCAGGACTTGCCCGCTACCGAGCCAACTTTTTTCAGCAGAAATACGGCATCGGAGCAGTGTTTCGCGAGATCCCCAGCGATATCCTGACCTGCGAGCAGCTGGGCCTGCCCAAGGTTATCAGTAAACTGGCCACCCTGCCCAAGGGCTTGATCCTGGTTACCGGTCCCACCGGTTCCGGTAAATCAACCACCTTGGCCGCCATCATTGATGAAATCAATGATACCCGCAGCGATCATATCCTGACCGTTGAGGACCCTATCGAGTTTGTCCACAAAAGTAAGAAATGCCTGGTCAATCACCGGGAAGTCGGCACCCATACCAAGAGCTTTTCCGCTGCCCTGCGCGGGGCCTTGCGTGAGGACCCGGATGTCATTCTGGTCGGTGAGATGCGTGACCTGGAAACCATCGCCTTGGCCATGGAGGCGGCCATGACCGGCCATGTGGTCTTTGGGACCCTGCATACCATGAACGCCATGAAGACGGTTGATCGTATTATTGAGATCTTTCCAGCTGATCAGCAGGGCCAGGTGCGCTCCACCTTAGCGGATGCCCTCAAGGCGGTTGTCTCCCAAACCCTGTTCAAACGTGCTGATAAAAAAGGGCGCTGTGCAGCCCAGGAAATCCTGATCTGCACCCCAGCTGTCCGCAACCTGATCCGTGAGGCCAAGACCTACCAGATCCCCTCTGTCATGCAGACCGGTAAAAAATACGGTATGGCCACTCTGGATGACACGATTGAAGAGCTCCTCAAGAAAAGAATGATCACGGCGGATGATGCCTACGTCAATTGCATTGAAAAGAAGCGCTTTGTCAAGTTCCTGAAAAAGCCGCCCACCGATTTCACCGACGCATAA
- a CDS encoding IS1634 family transposase, with the protein MENNTTILPQECSSKLLNHLGLVAGMYDELGLGELIDSLIHQDKEKRVVSVGQAVKAMVLNGLGFANRALYLTPHFFQDKPVDRLIGEGIEAQHLNDTVLGRALEVIYEHNPEELYSQLAARAIGRLGLLARFGHLDSTSFHTDGRYPANGSEEEEGVIRITKGYSRDHRPDLNQIVLQLICERQAGIPLLMKPLSGNSSDKTDFRETVQAHIDQMKNDFSLEYLVADSALYTAQTLKELSMILWISRVPETLNLSQEIIHEVASNLMQDPEKAASRSLGVVYGDVRQRWLVVYSPEAYQRGRKTVNKKCLKLSTNESKQFDKLCKQDFACEADALKALSRFEKKLKILSIHDARVVALPRHKGKGRPAKGKKPDFYVYRIEGNPASLLQERTRLLERKSCFILATNQLDCEELSDEELLKVYKDQQKVERGFRFLKDPMFMASTLFLKSRKRIMALMMVMTLCLLVYAALEYRIRQALEINNETFPNQKGKPAPNPTARWVFQFFSGIHLLLVGGMQQLVLNLNEHHLRLLKLLGGRYEKLYSGNG; encoded by the coding sequence ATGGAAAACAACACAACGATTTTACCACAGGAATGCTCAAGTAAACTCCTCAATCACTTGGGCCTAGTCGCGGGTATGTATGACGAACTCGGACTTGGGGAGCTGATTGACAGTCTGATTCATCAGGATAAAGAAAAGCGAGTTGTCTCAGTTGGTCAGGCAGTTAAGGCAATGGTTCTTAACGGGTTGGGCTTTGCGAATCGGGCATTGTATCTGACCCCGCATTTTTTCCAGGATAAACCGGTAGATCGACTCATCGGAGAAGGCATTGAGGCCCAGCACCTGAACGATACTGTTTTGGGCCGGGCCTTAGAAGTGATTTACGAGCATAATCCCGAAGAGTTATATTCGCAGCTTGCAGCTAGGGCAATTGGTCGTCTAGGGCTGCTGGCACGTTTTGGTCACTTGGATTCAACGAGTTTTCATACCGACGGTCGCTATCCAGCCAACGGATCAGAAGAGGAAGAAGGTGTTATTCGGATCACAAAAGGCTACAGCCGTGATCATCGTCCGGATCTGAACCAGATCGTGTTGCAGCTCATTTGCGAACGACAGGCTGGCATCCCGCTTCTGATGAAGCCGTTAAGTGGTAACAGTAGCGATAAAACAGATTTTCGGGAAACAGTGCAAGCGCATATTGATCAGATGAAAAACGATTTCAGCCTGGAATATCTGGTTGCGGATAGTGCGCTCTATACAGCGCAAACATTAAAAGAACTGAGCATGATATTGTGGATTTCCCGTGTACCGGAGACATTGAATCTGTCCCAGGAGATCATCCATGAAGTAGCTTCAAATCTGATGCAGGATCCTGAAAAAGCAGCATCTCGCAGTCTCGGGGTAGTTTATGGCGATGTCAGGCAGCGCTGGTTGGTTGTCTATTCGCCTGAAGCATATCAACGGGGACGCAAGACCGTAAACAAAAAATGCCTCAAGCTGAGCACAAATGAATCCAAGCAATTCGATAAATTGTGCAAACAGGATTTTGCCTGCGAGGCCGATGCATTGAAAGCACTGTCCCGTTTTGAAAAAAAGCTGAAAATACTCTCAATTCATGACGCTCGTGTTGTTGCTTTACCTCGCCATAAGGGCAAAGGACGGCCAGCCAAGGGCAAGAAACCGGACTTTTATGTTTACCGCATTGAAGGCAACCCAGCCTCCCTGCTTCAGGAGAGAACCCGATTGTTGGAACGAAAAAGCTGTTTTATTCTTGCAACGAATCAGTTGGACTGCGAAGAATTGTCCGACGAGGAACTCTTGAAAGTGTACAAAGATCAGCAAAAGGTTGAACGGGGTTTTCGTTTCCTCAAAGATCCTATGTTTATGGCTTCAACGCTTTTTTTAAAATCCCGAAAACGTATCATGGCCCTGATGATGGTTATGACGCTTTGCCTCCTGGTGTACGCCGCGTTGGAATATCGCATCAGACAAGCGCTCGAAATAAATAATGAAACATTTCCCAACCAGAAAGGAAAACCTGCCCCTAACCCTACTGCTCGTTGGGTATTTCAGTTTTTTTCAGGAATTCACCTGCTGCTTGTCGGCGGAATGCAACAGCTGGTCCTGAATTTAAATGAACATCATTTGCGTCTGCTGAAGCTGTTGGGTGGGAGATATGAAAAATTATATTCTGGAAATGGATAG
- a CDS encoding TIGR00730 family Rossman fold protein, producing the protein MTSRFLQQQQTRAHNRYCLNTIDSMESGDTWRMFRILAEFVEGFDTLSSLGCPSVTIFGSARTREDHADYKLARSIAAGLSQYGYGIITGGGPGIMEAANRGAADADGISIGLNIDLPFEQHQNPYVNLPLGFRYFFVRKVMFIKYSMAFICLPGGFGTLDELFESLTLIQTRKIKPFPIILVGSSFWSGLVEWIREQLINNGKIEHTDLLLFEILDDADEIVASIRRTVIL; encoded by the coding sequence ATGACATCTCGATTTTTACAACAGCAGCAGACCAGAGCACATAACCGGTATTGCCTGAACACGATAGACAGCATGGAAAGCGGTGATACCTGGAGGATGTTCAGGATCCTGGCCGAATTTGTTGAAGGCTTTGATACCCTCTCCTCCCTCGGATGCCCCTCAGTCACTATCTTTGGTTCTGCCAGAACCCGAGAAGACCATGCCGACTACAAACTCGCCCGTTCGATTGCTGCGGGGCTGTCCCAATATGGTTACGGCATCATTACTGGCGGAGGCCCCGGTATCATGGAGGCAGCCAATCGGGGCGCAGCAGATGCAGACGGTATTTCCATTGGCCTGAATATCGACCTGCCTTTTGAGCAGCATCAGAATCCCTATGTCAATCTGCCCCTGGGTTTTCGCTACTTTTTTGTCCGCAAGGTCATGTTTATTAAGTATTCTATGGCCTTTATCTGCCTGCCCGGTGGATTCGGCACCCTGGATGAACTCTTTGAATCATTAACACTGATTCAGACCCGTAAAATTAAACCATTCCCGATCATTCTGGTCGGATCCTCCTTTTGGAGCGGTCTGGTGGAGTGGATTCGCGAACAACTTATCAATAACGGCAAGATTGAGCATACTGATCTGCTGCTTTTTGAAATTTTAGACGATGCGGACGAGATCGTTGCCTCTATTCGGCGAACCGTTATCCTCTAA
- a CDS encoding tetratricopeptide repeat protein, with the protein MSNSRNEHDDKNADVRRTHGELSRMMKQGRSFSGLERNCAFLNTGSSPAANNRFATISALSGIDFPDDGRALVTTDWDQDGDLDVWISARNAPRVRFLRNESRSDNNSVSIRLVGNGKETSRDAIGARVELIITDYTDQEEKEKSIQTLRAGEGFLSQDSKWLHFGVGSSMEIAKVRVQWPGGGEEVFTGIEAGNRYTLIQGSGIATLRVQRNTADTVDLIASTPVPRAASQQARIPLLTKLPKTRIRYLDFEGNRQEFNAGMGRPVLITLWAGWCPTCKRELTEFTEHQQHLQEAGIDILTLNVDGLGDERADVKGALSLLTELQFPFKTGSATEQLIKELQELHDLIIPMKRPLPVPTSFLIDAGGRVSVIYKGMAHVNDIIKDAQQGVLSSAERLRYASPLPGRALDHPVLERVAHENQAKGLFYYGTLLMDRKLPEEAALYFQDVLKLRPKSYKAHYNLSVAFMMMNNTHAALFHAQQALVSYPAFSNAHKMLGKIFLRMGEPIKAEEHYLQYLKEDPRDATVLTALGVIVANQGQSNKAEQYFSQAISIEPALKEARYNLGALLLAQGKIEDAEPVFRTLLAVSPQYKDLNYSLGLINEYRKDFAAAATYYMQELKAFPRSPKALVAMGRIMEQEGNDLQAGKFYSQAISIHPDFAPALEGQVRLRQRRGK; encoded by the coding sequence GTGTCGAACTCAAGAAATGAACATGATGATAAGAACGCTGACGTACGGAGAACACATGGTGAACTTTCCCGCATGATGAAGCAAGGGCGTTCTTTTAGTGGGCTTGAACGAAATTGTGCCTTTTTAAATACAGGCTCATCTCCAGCAGCGAACAATCGGTTTGCAACCATCTCTGCTCTGTCTGGTATTGATTTCCCCGACGATGGGCGTGCCCTTGTTACAACAGACTGGGATCAGGATGGGGATCTTGACGTTTGGATCTCTGCCCGCAATGCTCCCCGTGTGCGTTTTTTACGTAATGAAAGCCGTTCTGACAACAACTCGGTGTCGATAAGGTTGGTTGGTAATGGAAAAGAAACGAGTCGAGACGCAATAGGTGCTCGCGTTGAACTTATTATTACAGATTATACAGATCAAGAAGAAAAAGAGAAAAGTATCCAAACCCTCCGGGCAGGAGAAGGATTTCTCTCTCAAGATTCTAAATGGCTGCATTTCGGCGTTGGTAGCAGCATGGAAATAGCTAAGGTGAGAGTGCAGTGGCCAGGAGGAGGAGAAGAAGTATTCACAGGCATAGAGGCGGGCAACAGGTATACCCTTATCCAGGGAAGCGGTATTGCTACGCTCAGAGTTCAGCGAAATACTGCTGATACTGTCGACCTTATAGCGTCAACCCCTGTTCCTCGTGCGGCATCTCAGCAAGCCCGGATTCCTCTGCTCACCAAGCTCCCTAAAACAAGGATACGGTATCTTGATTTTGAGGGGAATCGACAAGAGTTCAACGCAGGGATGGGCCGACCTGTCCTTATTACACTCTGGGCAGGTTGGTGCCCGACGTGTAAACGAGAACTGACTGAGTTCACAGAGCACCAGCAGCATCTTCAGGAGGCTGGAATTGATATATTGACTCTTAATGTCGATGGGCTGGGAGATGAACGAGCTGATGTGAAAGGAGCCCTGAGCTTACTGACAGAATTGCAATTTCCTTTCAAAACTGGGAGTGCAACGGAACAACTTATCAAAGAATTGCAGGAACTGCACGATCTTATTATCCCTATGAAACGACCTCTGCCAGTGCCAACAAGTTTTCTCATTGACGCAGGCGGCAGAGTGAGCGTTATCTATAAAGGGATGGCCCATGTGAATGATATTATCAAAGATGCACAGCAGGGTGTGCTCAGTTCGGCAGAGCGTCTGCGTTACGCGTCGCCTTTGCCAGGGCGAGCTCTTGATCATCCTGTACTTGAGCGGGTTGCGCATGAAAATCAGGCCAAGGGCCTCTTTTATTACGGCACACTCTTAATGGATAGAAAATTACCAGAGGAAGCTGCGCTCTATTTTCAAGATGTGCTCAAGCTGAGACCAAAATCATATAAAGCCCATTATAATCTGAGTGTGGCTTTTATGATGATGAACAACACTCATGCGGCCTTATTTCATGCGCAACAAGCCTTAGTAAGCTATCCAGCATTTAGCAATGCTCATAAAATGTTGGGGAAAATATTTTTGCGAATGGGTGAGCCCATTAAGGCGGAAGAACATTATTTGCAATACCTCAAAGAGGACCCGCGCGATGCAACCGTCCTCACAGCCCTAGGAGTTATTGTTGCAAACCAAGGACAGAGCAACAAGGCAGAGCAATATTTCTCTCAGGCAATCAGTATTGAACCTGCTCTTAAGGAGGCCCGATATAACCTCGGTGCCCTTCTTCTCGCTCAAGGTAAAATTGAAGATGCAGAGCCTGTCTTCCGAACCCTTCTTGCCGTATCACCTCAGTATAAAGATCTTAATTATAGTTTAGGGCTGATTAATGAGTACCGGAAGGATTTTGCAGCAGCAGCAACGTATTATATGCAGGAACTCAAGGCTTTTCCACGTTCCCCGAAAGCCCTTGTCGCTATGGGAAGAATAATGGAACAAGAAGGAAACGATCTTCAGGCGGGCAAATTTTATAGCCAAGCCATCTCAATTCATCCTGATTTTGCTCCTGCTCTTGAGGGGCAGGTTCGACTACGCCAGCGAAGAGGAAAATAA
- a CDS encoding VCBS repeat-containing protein has protein sequence MSIDKTNNSALRAKWRSTDDPSQDGWATEVFNSQADQQLKKIGKMILHPEKLGEHLVELIDKEFRSSYQYPLPIETVYEDKELTVRRFSPSASGSGEEKDIKQGKTAFTELIKGIGAPFQGAKDLRFKFKLYRVNKEKDHITTYQYFALSGLTDQGMLEQNATWRIIWKERDNGLPVLANLFVEAFEEVQGHASTGRLLHDYTEAVLGDNPSYSNQILHGYQEFLGKIENTHEFNIFGAAGLAVGDVNNDGLDDLYLCQEQGLPNRLYLQQENGTAVDISAKAGVDWLESSRSPLFIDFDNDGDQDLAVTMPGALVLAENNGQGVFTINTVLALDDDPMSMAAADYDLDGDVDVYVTLYNPNSFLEKNKNDNRAANTTFVYHDADNGPENVLLRNDITSGKKWLFTDVTEETGLNINNTRFSLAASWEDYDNDGDQDLYVANDYGRDNLYRNEMIHKVNGKNVYRKGDNRFLFTDISAESSVEDSAGSMAVTWGDYDRDGNMDAFISAMWSSAGNRVTFQEGFKYESPEVKARLQKFAKGNTLLRNHGDGKFHDKSEDAGVTMGRWAWASSFADLNNDGWEDLLVANGFLTGDPKGGDL, from the coding sequence ATGAGCATTGATAAAACGAATAACTCGGCCTTGAGGGCTAAATGGCGCTCAACTGACGACCCCTCTCAGGATGGATGGGCAACAGAAGTTTTTAACTCACAGGCGGATCAGCAACTGAAAAAAATCGGCAAAATGATTCTTCACCCAGAGAAGTTGGGTGAGCATCTTGTTGAGCTTATTGATAAGGAATTTCGATCGTCATATCAGTACCCCCTACCGATTGAAACAGTGTACGAAGATAAGGAGCTGACCGTTCGGAGGTTTTCCCCCTCAGCATCAGGATCAGGAGAAGAAAAAGATATAAAACAGGGAAAAACAGCTTTCACTGAGTTGATAAAAGGAATAGGAGCTCCCTTTCAGGGGGCAAAGGATCTTCGTTTTAAATTCAAACTTTATCGGGTAAATAAAGAAAAGGATCATATAACAACCTACCAATACTTTGCTCTTTCCGGCCTTACGGACCAGGGAATGCTGGAACAAAACGCGACATGGCGAATTATCTGGAAAGAACGAGACAATGGCTTGCCTGTTCTTGCGAACCTCTTTGTTGAGGCATTTGAGGAGGTACAAGGACATGCATCAACAGGACGTCTTTTGCACGATTATACAGAAGCTGTTCTTGGAGATAACCCAAGCTATTCCAACCAAATTCTCCACGGTTACCAGGAATTTCTTGGTAAAATAGAGAACACCCATGAGTTTAATATATTCGGTGCAGCAGGTCTCGCTGTGGGCGATGTGAATAATGACGGATTAGACGATCTTTATCTTTGTCAGGAACAAGGGCTTCCTAATCGACTGTATCTTCAGCAGGAGAACGGTACAGCCGTAGACATATCGGCCAAGGCCGGTGTAGATTGGTTGGAAAGTTCACGCAGCCCCCTTTTTATCGACTTTGATAATGATGGAGACCAAGACCTGGCCGTAACCATGCCAGGGGCTCTGGTGCTGGCAGAAAATAATGGGCAGGGTGTTTTTACCATCAATACCGTACTTGCGCTTGATGACGATCCCATGTCTATGGCAGCAGCTGATTATGATCTTGATGGCGATGTTGATGTGTATGTAACTCTTTATAATCCAAATTCTTTTTTGGAAAAAAACAAAAATGATAATAGGGCGGCCAACACAACATTTGTATATCACGATGCTGATAATGGTCCGGAAAATGTTCTTTTACGCAATGATATTACTAGCGGAAAGAAGTGGCTCTTCACTGATGTGACAGAAGAGACAGGTTTAAATATCAATAATACCAGGTTCAGTTTGGCTGCTTCCTGGGAAGATTATGATAATGATGGTGACCAGGATCTCTATGTTGCTAATGATTATGGGCGTGATAATTTGTACCGGAATGAAATGATACACAAAGTAAACGGTAAGAATGTCTATAGAAAAGGGGATAATCGTTTTCTTTTTACGGATATTTCAGCAGAGTCATCTGTTGAAGATAGTGCGGGAAGTATGGCTGTGACTTGGGGTGACTATGATCGGGACGGGAACATGGATGCCTTTATCTCGGCAATGTGGTCTTCAGCTGGAAACAGAGTGACCTTTCAGGAGGGCTTTAAATATGAAAGTCCAGAAGTGAAAGCAAGGTTGCAAAAATTTGCCAAGGGAAATACCTTGTTGCGTAATCACGGCGATGGAAAATTTCATGATAAGAGTGAGGATGCCGGGGTAACGATGGGCCGCTGGGCATGGGCATCAAGCTTTGCTGACCTGAATAACGACGGCTGGGAGGATTTGTTGGTTGCAAACGGGTTTCTTACTGGAGACCCAAAGGGAGGGGACCTCTGA
- a CDS encoding class I SAM-dependent methyltransferase, translating to MLNVGLKNKKPVKIAVKASCPDLASQAQELADCLGLPMESPECTLLHRSGGRTQDRLLLRLSSEGLELVKPDDPKLRGAVRVDFTAGQAAFRRKQQKKELLVRAVGGKGGASLNIIDATGGLGRDSFLLAAAGHQVRIFEQQPVVAALLADGLERAAAHPETAEIRARIRLTAGDAVQVLGNIRENGEGQGIDVVYLDPMFPERRKSALVKKELQLLQLLAQADAAPERLLNAALKVAGQRVVVKRPLKAPCLTDLSPSHVLTGKTIRFDVYLGGVLSRNRKASG from the coding sequence ATGCTGAATGTGGGTTTGAAGAATAAAAAGCCTGTTAAAATAGCTGTAAAAGCCTCCTGCCCTGACTTGGCCAGTCAGGCACAGGAACTGGCAGACTGTCTGGGGCTGCCGATGGAATCGCCCGAATGCACTTTGTTGCACCGGAGCGGAGGAAGAACACAGGATCGGTTGCTGCTCAGGCTGAGTAGTGAAGGCCTGGAGCTGGTTAAACCCGATGATCCCAAGCTGAGAGGAGCGGTTCGGGTGGATTTCACCGCAGGGCAGGCCGCCTTTCGCAGGAAGCAGCAAAAAAAAGAGCTGCTGGTTCGAGCCGTGGGGGGGAAGGGTGGAGCCTCCCTCAATATCATTGATGCCACGGGAGGCTTGGGCCGGGATAGCTTCCTGCTTGCTGCTGCTGGCCATCAGGTCCGCATCTTTGAACAGCAGCCAGTGGTTGCGGCCCTGCTTGCTGATGGGCTGGAGCGAGCAGCGGCGCACCCGGAGACTGCGGAGATCAGGGCGCGGATCAGGCTAACTGCCGGAGATGCGGTCCAGGTCCTGGGGAATATACGGGAAAATGGGGAAGGGCAGGGTATTGATGTGGTCTACCTTGATCCCATGTTCCCGGAGCGCCGCAAGTCGGCCCTGGTGAAAAAAGAGTTACAGCTGCTCCAGCTTCTGGCACAGGCGGATGCTGCCCCGGAAAGGCTGCTTAATGCTGCTCTGAAGGTGGCAGGACAACGGGTAGTGGTGAAGCGTCCACTGAAAGCGCCTTGCTTGACAGACCTCTCCCCATCCCATGTCCTGACCGGGAAGACTATTCGTTTTGATGTCTATCTTGGAGGAGTGCTCAGCCGGAACAGAAAAGCCTCCGGCTGA